TTTAAGGTGTTTTTGGACAAGCGTGGGGCATCATCGCTAACAGTCGGAGCGCAGTATCGCTTTGTGTCAATTGCGCAAAGTATCAATGTGCGTCCGAGTAATAACCCCGGCCCAAGTGTGCCTGCACCACGCGAAGCACACCTGCTTTACTTAGACTTGGTGTGGCAACAGCGACTTTCTACGGACTTTACTTTGCTGGTCGCCGCACGTCCAGGTATTTTTTCAGACTTTCGCAACATCGTCTTTGACCACACTCGTTTGGAAGGCGCAGCGTTTGTAGACTGGCGGCTCAGCGATGAGCTTACCTTAGGACTGGGCGCCTCCCGCACCAGCAACTTCGGGCGCGTGCTCATTGTGCCCATTCTTCATATCATCTACTTTGGCGGCGAACTTTTTATGATTGATGCCATCATTCCACGCAACCTTGACTTTATCTTTTACCCGTCAAAAGAATGGGAAATTGGACTTAGTATTTTGCTTAATGGCAGTGAGTATCGTGTAGGTGATGCCGCTCTGAACAACCTCAATATGAATCAATTTGGCTTTGCAAACCTGACAGTTGGCCCGATTGTTCGGTATCAATTCTTGGAGAAAACATACCTCTCGCTGGAAGGCGGCTATACGGTTCTGCGACGCACAGAGCTTGCCGATTACCGCCTCTCAGGCGATGCACGATTTCTGGTTCAGTTCAACCCTGCTAACACATGGTTCATACGTGCTGGCTTTCAAGTGATGTATTAACCCACAGGCTTGGCGATGAAGGTGTTTTATTCTGACCGATACACTATCCCGCTGCCAGAGGGGCATCGCTTCCCAATGGAGAAGTATCGGCTGATTCGCTTTGCGCTTCTGCGTGAAGGCGTAGTGCGTGATTCAGAGTTGCAGGAGCCGCCGCTTGCCACACGCGAGCAATTGCTTCTGGCACACTCTGCTGAATACGTCGATGCAATGTGCCGCGGCACAGTCTCGCCTGACGTGATTCGCCGCATTGGCTTTCCATGGAGCGAGGCCTTAGTGATTCGCTCACTTGCAACAGTTGGTGGTGCCATTGCAGCAGCAGAAAGCGCGTTGCACGATGGCATATCGGGCAACTTAGCTGGCGGCACGCATCATGCATTGCGACATTCTGGTGAGGGCTATTGTGTCTTCAATGACTTAGCTGTTACAGCTCTCTGGCTGCTTAAGTATCGCCGCGTGCACCGCATTGCCATCATTGACTTGGACGTCCATCAAGGTAACGGCAACTCCGACATCCTTCGTCATCGTGAAGATGTCTTCATTTTCAGTATGCACGGCGAAAAGAATTATCCCTTCCGCAAAGTGCCCTCTACGCTTGATGTAGCGCTACCCGATGGCACCGATGACCAGACCTTCCTTGACGCCCTTGCAGCGCATCTGCCTAAGGTGTTTGCCTTCCGCCCTGACCTTGTGCTCTACCAAGCTGGCGTCGACCCGCTCAAGGAAGACACCTTAGGTCGGCTGGCTCTTTCACACGACGGCTTAATGCAGCGCGACCGCCTTGTGCTCTCGGAGTGTAGACGACGTGGCATTCCCGTCTCGCTGGCATTAGGCGGCGGATATGCCAAACCAATTGACCTCACGGTAGACGCGCATGTTGGTACTTACAAAGTCGTGCGAGAAGTGTTTTAGCTGCTTAGTCCCTAAGCATCACTCTCTTCTTCTCTTGCAAGCCATGTTGTATTTTCGCCGCATCACCTTTTGACAACCATAAACACACGATGCTATGCACAGAGCAAAGCTGACCTATCTTTCTCT
This genomic interval from Chloroherpetonaceae bacterium contains the following:
- a CDS encoding DUF6268 family outer membrane beta-barrel protein; this encodes MRLFLYQLLTFSLCFVISAPLYAQREQLGIRYEQFGVVNLDRAEPSLAGNSFSASALSLNASFKVFLDKRGASSLTVGAQYRFVSIAQSINVRPSNNPGPSVPAPREAHLLYLDLVWQQRLSTDFTLLVAARPGIFSDFRNIVFDHTRLEGAAFVDWRLSDELTLGLGASRTSNFGRVLIVPILHIIYFGGELFMIDAIIPRNLDFIFYPSKEWEIGLSILLNGSEYRVGDAALNNLNMNQFGFANLTVGPIVRYQFLEKTYLSLEGGYTVLRRTELADYRLSGDARFLVQFNPANTWFIRAGFQVMY
- a CDS encoding histone deacetylase, whose translation is MKVFYSDRYTIPLPEGHRFPMEKYRLIRFALLREGVVRDSELQEPPLATREQLLLAHSAEYVDAMCRGTVSPDVIRRIGFPWSEALVIRSLATVGGAIAAAESALHDGISGNLAGGTHHALRHSGEGYCVFNDLAVTALWLLKYRRVHRIAIIDLDVHQGNGNSDILRHREDVFIFSMHGEKNYPFRKVPSTLDVALPDGTDDQTFLDALAAHLPKVFAFRPDLVLYQAGVDPLKEDTLGRLALSHDGLMQRDRLVLSECRRRGIPVSLALGGGYAKPIDLTVDAHVGTYKVVREVF